The following are encoded in a window of Salvia hispanica cultivar TCC Black 2014 unplaced genomic scaffold, UniMelb_Shisp_WGS_1.0 HiC_scaffold_45, whole genome shotgun sequence genomic DNA:
- the LOC125199303 gene encoding uncharacterized protein LOC125199303, with product MDMMAKQLSQIAVSLNEMWGNEGKLPATVKPPDRANISHITLRSGRGYEGPTLEIDEEISAQANKGKESQVFQGNSPGPREVPVQDDLQKGDLGGSLPREADPFFLDPEPELVSKEESGEAGEIPAGSSTNAVKRAKSFPHRGEAKKKKDDTEDLMKIFSKLEINLPFLQALKMPAFSKFIKEFIAGKTKPDGKIVIGENVSAVIQKKRMPSKCTDPAMNTKKLTDDELTESIMEFCGNPESARSRGSAHVASLENSPGSGKETLPEIAEKNPLPQETNNTKKELKTLPPGLMYAYLEENETFPVIVNSNLTEEQEKELLEVIKRNKKVIGWTLSDLVEISPDLYMHHIRLEEGAKAHRDAQRKLNPNMREEVLKEVVKNEKNELVPTRLVTEWRMCVDYRKLNEATKKDHFPLPFIDQMLETLASKQYFSFLDGYFHIYVNPEDQGKTTFTCPFGIQVDKEKVDVISKLPYPTNQKEVRGFLGHAGFYRRFIRDFAKIAQPLTHLLHNDVEFVFDEGCKKAFQLLKDRLVSAPIIRAPDWNHHFEIMCDASDFAVGAVLGQKIDGKSYVILYASKTLNQAQKNYDTTEKEMLAVVYSFEKFRPYLLGSRVIVFTDHAAIKYLLAKKEFKPRLIRWVLLL from the exons atggacatgatggcaaaACAGCTGTCCCAGATCGCGGTTTCTTTGAATGAGATGTggggaaatgaaggaaaacttCCTGCCACGGTCAAGCCACCcgaccgagcaaacattagtcacaTTACCTTGAGATCCGGGAGGGGCTATGAAGGACCGACATTGGAGATCGACGAAGAAATATCCGCACAGGCAAATAAAGGGAAGGAGAGTCAGGTGTTTCAAGGAAATAGCCCTGGACCCAGGGAAGTTCCTGTTCAGGATGACCTCCAGAAaggagatttagggggatctcTACCTCGGGAAGctgatccatttttcctagATCCAGAGCCTGAGTTAGTAAGTAAGGAAGAAAGTGGGGAAGCTGGCGAAATCCCGGCTGGGAGTTCCACAAATGCGGTGAAGCGAGCAAAGTCGTTTCCACACCGAGGagaagcaaagaaaaagaaggatgatacagaggaccTCATGAAGATTTTTAGCAAACTGGAAATCAATCTGCCCTTTTTGCAAGCCCTGAAGATGCCTGCCTttagcaagttcatcaaggaattcatagcTGGGAAGACCAAGCCAGACGGGAAGATTGTGATAGGGGAGAACGTATCagctgtgatacaaaagaaaaggatGCCTTCGaaatgcacagacccag caatgaacacaaAGAAATTGACAGATGATGAACTAACAGAGTCCATCATGGAGTTTTGCGGAAATCCCGAGTCAGCTCGATCAAGGGGATCAGCCCATGTGGCTAGTCTGGAGAATTCTCCTGGGTCTGGGAAGGAGACATTACCCGaaattgcagaaaaaaatcccttgccccaggagacgaatAACACTAAGAAAGAACTGAAGACGCTTCCACCAGGTCTCATGTATGCTTACTTGGAAGAGAATGAGACATTCCCAGTGATAGTCAACAGTAACTTGACCGAGGAGCAGGAGAAGGAACTTTTGGAAGTAATCAAGCGGAACAAGAAAGTAATAGGGTGGACTCTCTCTGATTTAGTAGAAATCAGTCCTGATCTTTAtatgcaccacatccgtttAGAAGAGGGTGCTAAGGCTCACCGAGACGCACAACGGAAActgaatccgaacatgcgagaggaagTTCTGAAGGAG gttgttaagaatgaaaagaacGAGTTGGTGCCCACTAGGCTTGTGACTGAATGGAGGATGTGCGTCGATTATAGGAAGCTGAATGAGGCCACGaagaaggatcattttcccttacctttcattgatcagatgttAGAAACATTGGCTAGCAAACAGTATTTTAGTTTCCTTGATGGCTATTTCCATATCTACGTTAACCCAGAGGACCAAGGGAAAACCACATTCACGTGCCCTTTTG GAATACAGGTGGACAAGGAAAAGGTAGACgtaatatcaaagttacctTACCCCACGAACCAAAAGGAAGTTAGAGGCTTCCTGGGTCACGCGGGATTTTATAGAAGGTTTATCAGGGATTTCGCGAAAATAGCGCAACCGCTCACTCATTTATTGCACAAcgatgtggaattcgtctttgacgaaggatgcaaGAAGGCATTTCAGTTGCTCAAGGACAGACTCGTGTCAGCACCAATTATCAGGGCGCCAGACTGGAATCATCattttgagataatgtgcgACGCGAGTGATTTCGCTGTGGGAGCTGTCTTAGGGCAAAAGATAGACggaaaaagttatgtgatCTTATATGCATCCAAGACTCTAAATCAAGCTCAAaagaactatgataccacggagaaggaaatgttggctgtcgtGTACTCATTTGAGAAGTTCCGACCCTATCTGcttgggtcgagggttatagtTTTCACAGATCACGCAGCGataaagtacttactggcTAAGAAAGAGTTTAAACCGaggttaatccgttgggtgttgcTTTTGtag
- the LOC125199302 gene encoding uncharacterized protein LOC125199302, which yields MSPYRLVFGKMCHLPVGIENKAYWAVKEMNMKPSACEEQRKLQLQELEELRLESYESAMWYKERTKLWHDKNLRVKELHVGQKVLLFQSWLKLMPGKLKSKWIGPYTIIGLRANGADPGKCL from the coding sequence ATGTCGCCTTATAGGCTGGTGTTTGGCAAAATGTGCCACTTGCCCGTGGGTATAGAGAACAAGGCGTACTGGGCGGTCAAGGAGATGAATATGAAGCCTTCGGCTTGTGAAGAGCAGAGGAAGCTACAGTTACAAGAGCTGGAGGAGTTACGGCTGGAGTCTTAtgagtctgccatgtggtaTAAAGAAAGGACaaagttatggcatgacaagaaTCTCCGAGTCAAGGAACtccatgtgggacagaaggtgctccttttccaatccTGGCTCAAGCTGATGCCAGGAAAGTTGAAATCTAAATGGATCGGTCCATATACCATTATCGGCCTTCGGGCGAATGGAGcagatccagggaagtgcctCTAA